A single Marinitoga aeolica DNA region contains:
- a CDS encoding AAA-like domain-containing protein — MKRFCTSGPVDKNTCYYIERPELMKEAIDHIENWRYFTVSAPRQTGKTTFLNEIVEKTKDKYLPIFISFENLGRIEDENEFMELFKEKIDFYLQFKYGKSFEYKNTMTIRQISKYIIEMSEKFEKEIILMIDEFEKFNNEELMNEFLHAIREIYHMRKGYKLRSVILISVSYLSGILEDNASPFNIAEHMEVPYFTKEQVYDLLNQHEKETGQIFEEEVKELIWHNAGGQPGLTNALSYDLVAKKAKNEKIITKEYFEKTLNDFMYVYIDKNIANIINKAKKEKELVMKILFEPGSVEFNIYDERINYLYLNGVIDNCERKCCVRVPLYYKALYDRFKPQINGEKEKMKPFGETVKNYINNGVLDLNKLMKRYTTYIKQRGAKMFKGRNYYEGVYQYNLDQFLSLYVEAAEGKVYPETEVGGGRIDLLINLDNREYLIEVKANIDSDEYEKAKKQLFEYVTRRGLKEGWLIIYSNTIEDFKYLMEEKDGVKIHVWFIKTNFENPSKM, encoded by the coding sequence ATGAAACGATTTTGTACATCAGGACCTGTTGATAAGAACACTTGTTATTATATAGAAAGACCAGAATTGATGAAAGAAGCAATTGATCATATAGAAAATTGGAGATACTTCACAGTATCAGCACCAAGGCAAACAGGAAAGACTACATTTTTGAATGAAATAGTGGAAAAAACAAAAGATAAATATTTGCCTATATTTATTTCATTTGAAAATCTTGGAAGGATTGAAGATGAAAATGAATTTATGGAGTTGTTTAAAGAAAAAATAGATTTTTATTTACAATTCAAATATGGAAAATCATTTGAGTATAAAAATACAATGACAATAAGGCAAATAAGTAAATATATAATAGAAATGAGTGAAAAATTTGAAAAAGAAATAATACTAATGATAGATGAATTTGAGAAGTTTAACAATGAAGAATTAATGAATGAATTTTTACACGCAATAAGGGAAATATATCATATGAGAAAAGGATATAAATTAAGAAGTGTGATATTAATAAGTGTAAGTTATTTAAGTGGAATATTAGAAGATAATGCAAGTCCATTTAATATAGCAGAACATATGGAAGTGCCATACTTTACAAAAGAACAGGTATATGATTTATTAAACCAACATGAAAAAGAAACAGGGCAAATATTTGAAGAAGAAGTAAAAGAACTTATATGGCATAATGCAGGAGGACAACCTGGATTAACCAATGCATTATCCTATGATTTAGTAGCGAAAAAAGCTAAGAATGAAAAGATAATAACGAAAGAATATTTTGAAAAAACATTAAATGATTTTATGTATGTATATATAGATAAAAACATAGCAAATATAATAAACAAAGCGAAAAAAGAAAAAGAATTGGTAATGAAAATATTATTTGAACCAGGAAGCGTTGAATTTAATATATATGATGAAAGGATAAACTACTTATATTTAAATGGAGTAATAGATAATTGTGAAAGGAAATGTTGTGTAAGAGTACCGTTATACTATAAAGCATTATATGACAGATTTAAACCACAAATAAATGGCGAAAAAGAAAAAATGAAACCATTTGGAGAAACGGTTAAGAATTATATAAATAACGGTGTATTAGACCTAAATAAATTGATGAAAAGATATACAACATATATAAAACAAAGAGGAGCAAAAATGTTTAAGGGAAGAAATTACTATGAAGGTGTATATCAATATAATTTAGATCAATTTCTAAGTTTATATGTAGAAGCAGCAGAAGGAAAAGTATATCCAGAAACAGAAGTAGGTGGAGGAAGAATAGATTTACTAATAAATCTGGATAACAGAGAATATTTAATAGAAGTAAAAGCAAATATAGATAGTGATGAATATGAAAAAGCGAAAAAACAATTATTTGAATACGTAACAAGAAGAGGATTAAAAGAAGGATGGTTGATAATATACTCAAACACAATAGAAGATTTTAAATATTTAATGGAAGAAAAAGATGGAGTAAAAATTCATGTGTGGTTTATAAAAACAAATTTTGAAAATCCATCGAAAATGTAA
- a CDS encoding SDR family oxidoreductase, which produces MDLGLKNKTVLVTGGSSGIGLAVANTFNNEGAKPVVISRNEEKLKKTGFPYIICDLSKKEDIDNMNKNFEEKYGVPDIIFLNAGGPKPGYFEETSEEDWQYGFEQNLMSTVRILKYFLPKMKNKEWARVVFLTSLSVKTPIENLYISNSIRLGITGLLKTLSLEYGKYNITFNAVGPGWTKTTRVRELVNEEKEKQISDNIPLKRMAMPEEIANVVVFLSSERASYVNGQTILVDGGLSKFPL; this is translated from the coding sequence ATGGATTTAGGATTAAAAAATAAAACAGTATTAGTTACTGGAGGAAGTTCGGGAATAGGTTTAGCTGTGGCAAACACATTTAACAATGAAGGGGCTAAACCTGTAGTAATATCCAGAAATGAAGAAAAATTGAAAAAAACAGGATTTCCATATATTATATGTGATCTTTCAAAAAAAGAAGATATAGATAATATGAATAAAAATTTTGAAGAGAAATATGGAGTTCCTGATATTATATTTTTAAATGCAGGAGGACCTAAGCCTGGATATTTTGAAGAAACATCTGAAGAAGATTGGCAATATGGATTTGAACAAAATCTTATGAGTACCGTTCGTATTTTAAAATATTTTTTGCCTAAAATGAAAAATAAAGAATGGGCGAGAGTTGTATTTTTAACTTCCCTTTCTGTAAAAACACCAATAGAAAATCTTTATATATCCAATTCAATAAGATTAGGAATAACTGGATTACTCAAAACGCTATCTTTAGAATATGGGAAGTACAATATAACTTTTAATGCAGTGGGGCCTGGCTGGACAAAAACAACAAGAGTTAGAGAATTAGTCAATGAAGAAAAAGAAAAGCAAATTTCAGATAATATTCCTTTAAAAAGAATGGCAATGCCTGAAGAGATAGCTAATGTGGTAGTTTTTCTTTCATCCGAAAGAGCATCATATGTTAATGGCCAAACTATTTTAGTAGATGGTGGATTGTCAAAATTCCCATTATAA
- a CDS encoding ATP-binding cassette domain-containing protein — protein MLKVEQLQKSLKKQIILNNITFEIKEGEIFSLFGHNASGKSTLLKILSGIMKPDNGNIFLNGKDIHKNNKVKKDICAVFQENIVPSGFKTIDFLLFYSKIVKSPYRKKDIISLAESYGIKNEDMKKKITHLSGGTKKKIEFLKSIIYKDALFHLFDEPTIGFDPESQKTAWDHIRSLKKEKKIILLVTNMRNELNELADTKKIIIDGKIKDFREGKIMKILKFTVKN, from the coding sequence ATGCTCAAAGTAGAACAATTGCAGAAAAGTTTAAAAAAGCAAATAATATTAAATAATATAACTTTTGAAATTAAAGAAGGAGAAATTTTCAGTTTATTTGGGCATAACGCAAGTGGTAAAAGTACATTATTGAAGATATTGAGTGGAATAATGAAGCCAGATAATGGAAATATATTTCTAAATGGGAAAGATATACATAAAAATAATAAAGTTAAAAAAGATATATGTGCAGTTTTTCAGGAAAACATAGTGCCTTCTGGATTTAAAACAATAGACTTTTTATTATTTTATTCAAAAATTGTAAAAAGTCCATATAGAAAAAAAGATATTATCTCTTTAGCAGAAAGTTATGGGATAAAAAATGAAGATATGAAAAAGAAGATAACACATCTTTCAGGTGGAACAAAAAAGAAAATAGAATTTTTAAAATCCATAATATATAAAGATGCTCTATTTCATTTATTTGATGAACCCACAATAGGATTCGATCCAGAATCTCAAAAAACGGCCTGGGATCATATAAGGAGTTTAAAAAAAGAAAAGAAGATAATATTATTGGTTACAAATATGAGAAATGAATTAAATGAATTGGCAGATACTAAAAAAATAATAATAGATGGAAAAATAAAAGATTTTAGGGAGGGGAAAATAATGAAAATATTGAAATTTACAGTAAAAAATTGA
- a CDS encoding ATP-binding cassette domain-containing protein → MWKLLKNVGYKNLIIFFLAIIFGILSMIFQIGIPLQIKKIIDYTINNKDVKIQMIISLFLIYIASEITELISGILSTYTEASSEKELRKKLLKNIINNKSEKISEKGIGYIQTLIFDDIEIFLSIMNPRIVITSLYTLYILISGYIMFKINILYTAIIVFYLVSIFFHFKIAFKKNSEGFQKVQNTKRDLKAKVENLLKTRVDLYLYNKIKYFFEKQNKEFDEFTEKNKKAYSINHIYINMIPEYIRTISFSMILIISIYQLISKTITIGTFQMILNYSGTIFIVAQQLSIITSDISRALSNKNILLEYIENNKKNLSKISEEEINNILVENLSYGYNGTNLIENLSFSAYKNEIIIIKGKSGTGKTTLLDILSGRKEIGKGKIKINNDNNLEVKNIINKISYMTQNDYIFNESVYENISLGRNINKEIIREMLDFFSLKDIHLDYKLEKNGNNISGGQKSRILLARALTAKERKIILLDEPLNGVDKKTKQKILYGINKFLKDKIVIISTHDKDISKIGKIIDIEQFSSF, encoded by the coding sequence ATGTGGAAATTATTAAAAAATGTTGGATACAAAAACTTGATTATATTCTTTTTAGCTATAATATTTGGAATATTATCAATGATATTTCAAATTGGAATACCATTACAAATAAAAAAGATAATTGATTATACAATTAATAATAAAGATGTAAAAATTCAAATGATTATCTCCCTATTTTTAATATATATCGCATCAGAAATTACTGAATTAATAAGCGGAATATTATCAACATATACAGAAGCTTCTTCAGAAAAAGAATTAAGAAAAAAATTATTAAAAAATATAATTAATAATAAAAGTGAAAAAATATCTGAAAAAGGTATAGGATATATTCAAACATTAATATTTGATGACATAGAAATATTTTTATCCATAATGAATCCGAGGATAGTTATAACATCATTATACACATTATATATACTTATTTCAGGATATATAATGTTCAAAATAAATATATTGTATACAGCAATAATAGTCTTTTATCTCGTAAGTATATTTTTTCATTTTAAGATAGCTTTTAAAAAAAATTCAGAAGGATTTCAGAAAGTTCAAAATACAAAAAGAGATTTAAAAGCAAAAGTTGAAAATCTATTAAAGACACGTGTGGACTTATATTTATATAATAAAATCAAATATTTTTTTGAAAAACAAAATAAAGAATTTGATGAATTTACAGAAAAAAATAAAAAAGCATATTCAATTAATCATATATATATTAATATGATACCAGAATATATAAGAACAATATCTTTTTCAATGATATTGATAATATCTATATATCAATTAATTTCTAAAACAATTACAATAGGAACATTTCAGATGATATTAAATTATTCAGGAACAATATTTATTGTTGCTCAGCAATTATCAATAATAACCTCAGATATATCAAGAGCTCTTTCAAACAAAAATATTTTATTAGAATATATTGAAAATAATAAAAAAAATTTATCTAAAATATCCGAAGAAGAAATAAACAATATTTTAGTTGAAAATTTATCCTATGGATATAATGGAACTAATTTAATTGAAAATCTTTCATTTTCTGCATATAAAAATGAAATTATAATAATAAAAGGAAAAAGTGGAACGGGGAAAACAACTTTATTAGATATTTTAAGTGGAAGAAAAGAAATAGGAAAAGGCAAAATAAAAATAAACAACGATAATAATTTAGAGGTTAAAAATATAATTAATAAAATATCTTATATGACACAAAATGATTATATATTTAATGAAAGTGTATATGAAAACATATCTCTGGGAAGAAATATAAATAAAGAAATAATAAGAGAAATGCTTGATTTTTTTAGCTTAAAAGATATTCATCTTGATTATAAATTGGAAAAAAATGGAAATAATATATCTGGAGGACAAAAATCAAGAATTCTACTTGCAAGAGCGTTAACAGCTAAAGAAAGAAAGATAATATTACTTGATGAGCCTTTAAATGGAGTAGATAAAAAAACAAAACAAAAAATACTTTATGGTATAAATAAGTTTTTAAAAGATAAAATTGTAATAATATCAACCCATGATAAAGATATAAGCAAAATTGGAAAAATTATAGATATTGAGCAATTTTCGAGTTTTTAA
- a CDS encoding ATP-binding cassette domain-containing protein codes for MDIKLKNKLLFLFEILLRVVKAVLLPLLLKWTIDMITQAPKMSLYGAYLYTIIIIIELTLLLYFGVANRHIWPIFYKEKIKFYLFKSLHDKKKLFDNGTLLNMIFDDTYNDVEPNQIFFAMFYGRLIISIISLALIGYIAGIKYFTLSLIYIILIALNLRLHRKIKYDKVNEKYKTLVDNQMDFISGYKSISQYNVFDKFYKIKERYENENIKEHMKYYIKYTLLNQINSLIVIFFNLMIIYMLLMDIKNGLITLGTYFMIFELKENVVDPIEVFKFLINEYKKIKVSRNKLKEIDKLKEIELTENVENVLETTESPQIELKNIKFQYNDKKIIFENLNLKLSGKGLYVIKGESGRGKSTLIKLILGITEPQSGEINLNGINIKKENINYVKNNIKVLMQDSSVIYDSIRENIDFGRNYEMEQIIRTLEKIALNKFKENIDYIIDFNGENISGGQLKRILLGRTIIDNSQIVIFDEPFTNLDEFNRNLIIKLIEEIKEKKMCIVISHENILDKMADKVINL; via the coding sequence ATGGATATAAAGTTAAAAAATAAATTATTGTTTTTATTTGAAATATTACTAAGAGTTGTAAAAGCTGTATTATTACCCCTGTTGCTTAAATGGACAATAGACATGATTACACAAGCTCCTAAAATGTCGTTATATGGAGCATATTTATATACTATAATAATTATTATTGAATTAACTTTATTATTATATTTTGGAGTCGCAAATAGACATATATGGCCTATATTTTATAAGGAAAAAATAAAATTCTATTTATTTAAATCCTTACATGACAAGAAAAAACTTTTTGATAATGGTACATTGCTAAATATGATATTTGATGATACATATAATGATGTTGAACCAAACCAAATATTTTTTGCTATGTTTTATGGAAGATTGATAATAAGCATAATATCACTTGCACTCATAGGATATATAGCAGGGATTAAGTATTTTACATTATCCTTAATTTATATAATATTAATAGCTTTAAATTTACGATTACACCGTAAGATAAAATACGATAAAGTTAATGAAAAATATAAAACACTTGTAGATAATCAAATGGATTTTATTTCTGGATATAAATCAATTTCTCAATATAATGTATTTGATAAATTTTATAAAATAAAAGAACGATATGAAAATGAAAATATAAAAGAACATATGAAATATTATATAAAATATACCCTTTTGAATCAAATAAATTCTTTAATTGTGATTTTTTTTAATTTAATGATAATTTATATGCTATTAATGGATATAAAAAATGGATTAATAACGTTAGGAACATATTTCATGATATTTGAACTGAAAGAAAACGTTGTAGATCCAATAGAGGTTTTTAAATTTCTAATAAATGAATATAAAAAAATAAAGGTTAGTAGAAATAAATTAAAAGAAATAGATAAATTAAAAGAAATAGAATTAACTGAAAATGTTGAAAATGTATTAGAAACAACAGAAAGTCCTCAAATAGAATTAAAAAATATTAAATTCCAATATAATGATAAAAAAATAATATTTGAAAATTTAAATCTAAAATTATCCGGTAAAGGATTATATGTAATAAAAGGAGAAAGTGGTAGAGGAAAAAGTACATTGATAAAATTGATATTGGGAATTACAGAACCACAATCTGGTGAAATAAATTTAAATGGTATAAATATAAAAAAAGAGAATATTAATTATGTAAAAAATAACATAAAAGTATTAATGCAAGATAGTTCTGTTATATATGACTCTATAAGAGAAAATATTGATTTTGGAAGAAATTATGAAATGGAGCAAATAATTAGAACGCTCGAAAAAATAGCCTTAAATAAATTTAAAGAAAATATTGATTATATAATTGATTTTAATGGAGAAAATATTTCAGGAGGGCAATTAAAAAGAATATTATTAGGAAGAACCATAATTGATAATTCACAAATAGTAATATTTGATGAACCATTTACAAATTTAGATGAATTCAATAGAAATTTAATAATAAAATTAATAGAAGAAATAAAAGAAAAAAAGATGTGTATAGTAATAAGTCATGAAAATATTCTTGATAAAATGGCTGATAAAGTCATAAACTTATAA
- a CDS encoding radical SAM/SPASM domain-containing protein: MRKSKYTIYKKIDNKIILFNTLYQSLVIFDNYHEKKLMKILSSPNDSLKNFNQEFYNVLIENKFLIEDDIDELDLLRKYYESFINENLIIKIFLTHYCNFNCSYCYQNHQRIHISDIYENAIINFIKNKINSNIKSVVLTFFGGEPMLLKDKIFKISESVYNIINNKNIKLIANIVTNGSIFDEKFYIKLSEISEHINIQITQDGSKKRHNKMRPFKSGNGSYEIIIKNLKKLDNLKIKNINVVYRLNINEDFTEKDFDDLYKFKNINYFLSIVGIFNNPEQEKNANNDKYVYNLLKKAKEKGFEISSFFKNPLYSCSAGLPNTFTFTPDGKITICTGIDPLNNENNMGYLDPKGNLIITNKKLYNKLYSRNRDVFEFEECRKCNLLPICFGGCAYARKIKEKNDFCIPEKYYLKEAINVELEV, encoded by the coding sequence ATGAGAAAATCTAAATATACAATATATAAAAAAATAGATAATAAAATAATTTTATTTAATACATTATATCAATCCCTTGTTATATTTGATAATTATCATGAAAAAAAACTAATGAAAATATTGTCTTCTCCTAATGATTCTCTAAAAAATTTTAATCAAGAATTTTATAATGTATTAATAGAAAATAAATTTTTAATAGAGGATGATATAGACGAACTAGATTTATTAAGGAAATATTATGAATCATTTATTAATGAAAATTTGATAATCAAAATATTTCTAACACATTATTGTAATTTTAATTGTTCATATTGCTATCAAAATCATCAAAGAATTCATATATCGGATATTTATGAAAATGCTATAATTAATTTTATAAAAAACAAAATAAATTCAAACATTAAGTCGGTTGTCTTAACGTTTTTCGGTGGGGAACCTATGTTATTAAAGGATAAAATTTTTAAAATTTCAGAATCTGTATATAACATAATAAATAATAAAAATATAAAATTAATTGCGAATATAGTAACAAATGGTTCGATTTTTGATGAAAAATTTTATATAAAACTATCAGAAATTTCTGAACACATTAATATTCAAATAACACAGGATGGTTCAAAAAAGCGACATAATAAAATGAGACCTTTTAAATCAGGCAATGGTTCATATGAAATTATAATAAAAAATTTAAAAAAGTTGGATAATTTAAAGATTAAAAACATTAACGTCGTTTATAGATTAAATATTAATGAAGATTTTACAGAAAAAGATTTTGATGATTTGTACAAATTCAAAAATATAAATTATTTTCTTTCTATTGTAGGAATATTTAATAATCCAGAACAAGAAAAAAATGCAAATAACGATAAATATGTATATAATTTGTTAAAAAAAGCGAAAGAAAAAGGTTTTGAAATTTCTAGCTTTTTTAAAAATCCATTATATAGTTGCAGTGCTGGATTACCAAATACTTTTACATTTACCCCAGATGGTAAAATTACAATATGTACAGGAATAGATCCACTTAACAATGAAAATAATATGGGATATCTTGATCCAAAAGGTAATTTAATAATAACAAATAAAAAATTATATAATAAATTATATAGCAGAAATAGAGATGTTTTTGAATTTGAAGAGTGTAGAAAATGCAACTTACTTCCTATTTGTTTTGGTGGTTGTGCCTATGCAAGAAAAATAAAAGAGAAAAATGATTTTTGTATTCCAGAAAAATATTATCTTAAAGAAGCTATAAATGTAGAATTAGAGGTGTAA
- a CDS encoding ABC transporter permease: MVNSLYLAKANFLTAKKYRIDWYGAFFTPLLTIIPVFLLYFFGEKSGLTQFFYGNTNTKNIFGYVLIGAAYWNYIEVLWGVIFTLRHHMKIGQLEEIFLMPINPLGYIFGWSVLGILKVTIESIPIIILAIISNITTINIINFLGAIAVFIISMLASFGYVFFFFGITLLFKDGDELVSLMGNAAPLIGGMFFPITVLPAFLRWISYLFPFSWGLDIMRYLLMNTNTIIDIKTEYIILLILSLFYLITGIISFKLLETKSRKQGIHGF, from the coding sequence ATGGTAAATAGTTTGTATCTTGCAAAAGCAAATTTTTTAACAGCAAAAAAATATAGAATAGATTGGTATGGGGCATTTTTTACACCATTATTAACAATAATACCTGTTTTTTTATTATATTTTTTCGGAGAAAAAAGCGGATTAACGCAATTCTTTTATGGAAATACCAATACCAAAAATATATTCGGATATGTTTTAATTGGTGCAGCATATTGGAATTATATAGAAGTATTGTGGGGAGTGATATTTACATTAAGGCATCATATGAAAATAGGGCAATTGGAGGAAATTTTTTTGATGCCAATAAATCCTTTGGGTTATATATTTGGATGGTCTGTATTGGGAATATTAAAAGTAACCATAGAATCAATACCAATAATAATATTAGCAATAATATCAAATATAACAACAATTAATATTATTAATTTTTTAGGTGCAATAGCTGTATTTATAATTTCTATGTTAGCATCATTTGGATATGTTTTTTTCTTTTTTGGAATAACTTTATTATTTAAGGATGGGGATGAATTGGTTAGTTTAATGGGAAATGCCGCTCCTTTAATAGGAGGTATGTTTTTTCCAATAACGGTTTTACCAGCATTTTTGAGGTGGATATCATATTTATTTCCATTTAGCTGGGGATTAGATATAATGCGTTACTTATTAATGAATACAAATACTATTATAGATATAAAAACAGAATATATAATATTATTAATTTTATCTTTATTTTATTTGATAACAGGAATAATTTCATTTAAATTATTAGAAACAAAATCCAGAAAACAAGGAATTCATGGGTTTTAA
- a CDS encoding ABC transporter permease, with amino-acid sequence MKELLTLVKKDWLIRKKYKFIWINMALTPFFMIGPYIFTSKLFGKIDFSESILIGTLLWYWLNQYFWGVGDGFGEERAEGTLTSIIISPISLLKFLFSKSIDTFLTNIYLTIFTLIFFAISGITIKMSIWIFILLLMSGIYITFFSIFFAALALWKKKIGSMNYAVQYFVGLLSGMTSSIEYYPIYIKMISYIIPLTYLISLGRNIIKKGIIGKEDIFLLIVLTIISLIYLIIGILMLNKVERYTREKGEWESW; translated from the coding sequence ATGAAAGAATTATTAACTTTAGTAAAAAAAGATTGGCTCATAAGAAAAAAATATAAGTTCATATGGATAAATATGGCATTAACACCGTTTTTTATGATAGGGCCATATATATTTACATCTAAATTATTTGGAAAAATTGACTTTTCTGAAAGTATATTAATAGGAACATTATTATGGTATTGGTTAAATCAATATTTTTGGGGAGTAGGAGATGGGTTTGGCGAAGAAAGAGCTGAAGGTACATTAACTTCTATAATAATATCTCCTATCTCCTTGTTGAAATTTTTATTTTCAAAAAGTATTGATACTTTTCTCACAAATATTTATTTAACCATATTTACATTAATATTCTTTGCAATATCTGGAATAACCATAAAAATGAGTATATGGATATTTATTCTATTATTGATGAGCGGTATATACATAACCTTTTTTTCAATATTCTTTGCCGCACTGGCATTATGGAAAAAAAAGATAGGAAGTATGAACTATGCAGTACAATATTTTGTGGGTTTACTATCAGGCATGACAAGTTCTATAGAGTATTACCCCATATATATTAAAATGATATCCTATATAATTCCATTAACTTATTTAATATCTTTAGGAAGAAATATAATAAAGAAAGGTATTATAGGTAAAGAGGATATATTTCTTCTAATAGTTCTAACTATAATAAGTTTAATATATTTAATTATAGGAATATTAATGTTAAACAAAGTAGAAAGATATACACGTGAAAAAGGTGAGTGGGAATCATGGTAA
- a CDS encoding ABC transporter ATP-binding protein, which produces MKIIEGKNLKKNFKNLEVLKDINFSINKGDFTVIIGKNGSGKSTLLKIAIGLLLPDEGSIKVLNRDVKKEWKKLAKEIGVVLTNERSLYWKLTAYENLDIFGGIYGVKKKIKKERIEFLLNKFNLYQFKDTPVENFSTGMRKKLMLCKALIHEPKILFLDEILNGLDPEATYEMIEYLNELNSDGLTIFMISHILHGFSKNTNIYLLKEGVFRLKTKFGNIKEENDNIYEYFKDIVKSEELA; this is translated from the coding sequence ATGAAGATAATAGAAGGAAAAAATTTAAAGAAAAATTTTAAAAATTTAGAAGTTTTGAAGGATATAAACTTTTCCATTAATAAGGGTGATTTTACAGTAATTATAGGTAAAAACGGAAGTGGAAAAAGCACATTATTAAAAATTGCAATAGGTTTATTATTACCAGATGAAGGAAGTATAAAAGTACTTAATCGAGATGTAAAAAAAGAATGGAAAAAATTAGCAAAAGAAATAGGTGTGGTTCTTACCAATGAAAGGAGCTTATATTGGAAATTAACAGCTTACGAAAATTTAGATATTTTTGGTGGCATTTATGGAGTGAAAAAGAAGATAAAAAAAGAACGAATTGAATTTTTACTTAATAAATTTAATCTTTATCAATTTAAAGATACTCCAGTTGAAAATTTCTCAACGGGAATGAGAAAAAAACTAATGCTATGTAAAGCACTAATTCATGAACCTAAAATATTATTCTTAGACGAAATATTAAATGGTCTTGATCCAGAAGCAACATATGAAATGATAGAATATTTAAACGAATTAAATAGTGATGGTTTAACTATATTTATGATTAGTCATATTCTTCATGGCTTTTCTAAAAATACGAATATATATTTACTAAAAGAAGGAGTGTTTAGATTAAAAACAAAGTTCGGTAATATAAAAGAAGAAAATGACAATATCTATGAATATTTTAAAGATATAGTGAAAAGTGAGGAATTGGCATGA